One Alligator mississippiensis isolate rAllMis1 chromosome 1, rAllMis1, whole genome shotgun sequence genomic window carries:
- the LOC132244847 gene encoding uncharacterized protein LOC132244847, which translates to MEGEEDTLGQEETPRSSHSKQIKRSTMTQRRRRRVLVIGDSILRGTEGPICHQDPSAREVCCLPGAKIRDVTEVIQARIKPTDYYPMVLVHVGTNDAARRTPDHLMADYCALGGVLKEFGAQVVFSSILPVTGRGRRQENCIRETNWRLGQWCLEAGFGFLDNDPHITTRDMLSWDGLHLSPKGKRVFSSRLADLLRRALN; encoded by the coding sequence atggaaggggaggaggacacccttgggcaagaagaaacaccacgttcttcacactccaaacagatcaagagatccacgatgacccagaggaggaggcgacgagtgctcgtcataggagactccatcctgagaggtacggaaggacccatctgtcaccaggacccctcggcacgagaggtatgctgcctccctggagcaaagattcgggatgtgacggaggtaatccaggccaggatcaagcccaccgattattaccccatggtcctagtccatgtgggtactaatgatgcggccaggagaacccccgatcacttgatggcggactactgtgctctgggcggtgtgctgaaggagttcggtgcccaggtggttttctcttccatcctaccagtgaccggacgaggaagacggcaggagaactgcatcagagagaccaactggcggcttgggcagtggtgtctcgaggcaggtttcggcttcctggacaatgacccgcacatcacaacgagggacatgctcagctgggatgggcttcacctgtcccccaaaggtaagcgtgtgttttcttctaggttggcggatctcctccggcgggctttaaactag